In Chryseobacterium sp. C-71, the genomic window GCAGCGATTCCTTTTTTGCTAAAGTGATTTTTAGCAAATAATAATGCAATTCTCGACGCTACAGAATATGTTTTACCACTACCCGGGCATGCTCGAACAACACAAAGTCCTTTATCAAATTGAGCAATTTGCTTTTGCTCCTCAGATAAGTTAGATAAAATCTCAGCTTCCTTATCCATCTATCAACCAGGTTATTCCATCAATAATATATTGAGGAGCTACAAACCCATTCCAATCGGGTTCAAACTCAATATTGTATGCAATTTGCTGAGCCAATTCAGATTTATCCTTAAAATTATTTAAGAGAATAAGAATCTCTCTTGCACGTTCTTCTTTCGAATGAGTTGGATTCAAGAATGTCTTACCAGTATGCATAGAGGCATAGAGATTCGATATGAGATTAATATTGTTTCCAGAAATCATTAATTCGTATTCAAAAGTAATCTCAGCAGTTACTGTTTTGAGATTGTTTTTTTCAAACCCGGTGGCTTTGATTGCTCTTGCTGACGGATTGTTTATTTTAGCTTCTATTTGAGCTCTAATAAAAGTCATTTTTGTCTCCAGCCCTGGCACCTCCATTTCAGAAAGGTTAGTACCAAGTATAATTCTATTAGTTGAATCTAATAAATCGAGAGTTTGAAGATGCTTAATAATTGCTTTAGAAGTAATTTTATCTATTCCCTCTTCGACAGATTGGAAATCAATTGCTGATATAATTCCTCTGTCGTCGTCTGTAATAATTAGACATCTTGTAGCAAGCCGCTTATCCTCATCATCTGGATTATATAGTTTGGCAAAAGGTTCGAACGCAACCCCGTCAATATTGACTAATTCAATGCCATTTTTTTCGATACTATATTTTCCAGGCGGTGTCATTCTCTTTGAAAGAATAGGAAGTAAGAGTGCTTCAGAAATTCCTTCGACTAATATGGTTCCATTTGAAAAGAATAATTGTGATTTAGTGACATCGAGAAACTTTCCCAGATAACTAGTGTTCTTAGGTTCTAAATTTATATTTTTTACACTAACCACTTTTACTTCATGATTTAGATTTTGTAGAACATGAAGATTTTGGATAGATGTTTTGGCAGTTATTGTAGGTGAATGACATGTCATAAAGATTTGGACTCCAAAATCCTTTAATTCATTGAGATAAGTAAAGAATGTATTTTGTCTTTGAGGATGAAGATGTGCTTCAGGTTCCTCAATAAGCATTGCATAATAATGCTCTTTCTTTTCTATCCTTCTATTTTCGATATCGCCAAAAACTGTTGCAGAAAAAATTATGTTGTTTTCTCCCAATCCATTTTGAGATATATCAAAATATCTTTGTTTAGTCAAGTCTGTAGCAACAATGGAATCTGAGTAAATCTGTTTACTAGTTACAACCCCTTTGACGATATTATTATACCTGAAGTTAGTCAGTCCAATTTTAACTTTTGGATTCTTGTTTGCTATATCAGATTTCTCCAAATGCTTGTTTACTAAATTTTCTCCTGATTTAATTAAACCAGACCACTCATCATCATTCACTACATTTTCAAGTTTTGTAGCTAAAGCAACTTTATGGTCATCGTCTAGGATTTGGTCAATTGTTGATGGATTACCTTCTACGATTTGGGTCTTTGAATATTTCGACATTTCTCTGAATAAAGAAGATACTTTATTGTCTTTTGAATAAGGACGAAGCTCATATTCAGCATTTCTCAATGGGGCCAAATAAGTATAATACAACAACTGTAGCTCATTTGAATCTAGAGTACTTGATTCACCTCCCCAATGTGACCATTTTAAACGTTTTCCATTTGCGTTAGGCTCTAGCCAATAGGTTAAATTTAATCTTAAGTCGACTTCTTCTGGAATATCAGGATTTTGCCATAACAAACTAGTAAAGTACTGACGGTCTTCTGCACATTCAATTTCAAAGATTAACTGAAATTCAATTGGCTCCAATATGTAATCTGGGTTAGATGTATCTAAATAGAAATCCTCATCATTTTTTATCCCAATTTCTCTGATTTGACTTCCTAATCCTAAACAAATTCTCAAAGCATCAATAATTGCGGTTTTTCCAGCGTTGTTAGGACCAATAATGACATTTACTTCTTTGTTGAAAGATATATTTAGTTCCTTGATAGAACGAAATCTTTTGATTGATAGGTGCTTGATATACATTTAATAGGGTAGTGTTTAATGAAATGGATATTTCTCTTTCTTAGTAAATAATCTGATTTCAATAGTTTGTAGTTTGATAATACATTTAACTATTGTATTTTATTGATAAAATGTTGAAAAAGGGACATTAGTAATAAATTTTTTTCCTAAGGGAAATTTTGTTATATAGCTATATTCCATGAAACACTCAATTACCAAATCGTTTGGTATTCCCTGATTTATTGTAGATCTAATATTAACGCAATTTGTTTCTGCATCCAATAAGCTTTCGCATTCTAAATTCCTAATAATTAACATGATGACTCTTCAATGGTTATTATCTAAAATTATAATTATTTTTTGAGATAGAAATATTTTTATGGATAAAAATTTTACGTTTAATGTAAATGATAACAGTAATTTCTAAAATATTTTTTTTCCAAATTCTTTATTTGAACAAAAGAGTTTGGTGATTTTTATTTAATGTTTTTTAAATTATTAATTTGTAAATCAAATAAATACATTAATTATATGAATTCAGCTTACTTATATGTTCGTGTAAGTACAGACGAACAAAAAAGAAAAGGTTACTCCCTGCCAGAACAGGAGGATAGATTATTAAAGTATTGTAAATACAACAATATTGAAGTCAAAGGAATTTATCGGGAGGATTACTCTGCAAAAAACTTCAATAGACCTGAGTGGAAAGAATTATTCTCCGAAGTTAAAAAGAAATCAACAGGAGAGGATAAGAACATATTATTCATCAAATGGGATGGCCAACAAAATCCTTTGCTTGAATCTTTGAAATCAATTCTTGATAGTTCGATTTTAAAAATACAGGAAAAATTAAAAACAGAAAATTATTTTAAATACGAAAATGATATAACAAACATGCTTTCAGAGTATGCGGAGAATTGTAAAATTATTATTAAGAAAAAAAGTGAGTTTTTCAGAGCAAGGGTAGGGTATGCACATAAAAAAATAGATTTTCAAAGTTTAAATGTCGAAGTTGAGACCGTTTATGAACCATATTCTGGTTCTGATATAGGAGCGCCTCCTCCTCATCTTGCTGGTGATGGAAGAATAAATCGGGTAGGTGTCTCATATTTATATTGCGCCACTGATAAATATACTGCTACAGCTGAGATTAGACCACATCCTGGAGATATTGTATCTATAGGTAAGTTTATCGTAAATAAAGACAGATTTATAAAATTTGATTTAAAAGACAAATCAAATACAGATAAACTTTTTGACCATTCTCTTAAAGTTCTGGCGATGCCTAATTCAACAGTTCACATAATAGATAAAATTTATGATTCGCTTAAAAGGTTTGAAGAGCTGGGTTTTATAAATCCTGATTATTTAGCTTCAATTAAACCGTTTAATATTCTGGATGAATATGTTTGGCATTATCATAATTATAAACTTTTTACCTTAAATCCCGAAATATATTATCTTCTTCAAGAAATTGAATTTAAGGATAGTGATATATTTTTATCTGAAAAATTGAAGGCAGAAATTAGAGAGTATCATATTATTGAGGCCAAAGAAAAATTAATGTGGTCGTTTAAATTTCTTAATAATTCTATGATTACGGAAATCGAAGCGGTAAAAGATTATCAACTAGAAATAGATAAAAGAAAAAATAGCAATACGATTGGATTTTCGCACAAACATGTTTTTTGGACTGACGATAGTATTGCTACTAAAGCTAATATTGATTTGAGAAATGAGGCAGAAATCTGTGATTGTATTGTATGTAATTACAGAAATTTTGAATTTGAGAAATTAATAAAGAAACTTAAGGTCGCTGAAGGAAATAATGACTACAATAATCTAAATTATGCTTTAGGGAATTTCTTAGTTTCTAGGAATGATTATAAAACATCTTATAATATTTTGAAAAATATCAGGGATGAAACAAAACAACAATCAAAAAACGGTATAACTTATTTTTTAGCGTCATTAAATACTACTTTTCTTTATAATCACTTCAATATTTATAGCTTAGATGATCGAGATGAAATTCGAAACGAGATTACAAATTTTCAAATACGATGCTAATCCGACGAGCTA contains:
- a CDS encoding ATP-dependent endonuclease, with translation MYIKHLSIKRFRSIKELNISFNKEVNVIIGPNNAGKTAIIDALRICLGLGSQIREIGIKNDEDFYLDTSNPDYILEPIEFQLIFEIECAEDRQYFTSLLWQNPDIPEEVDLRLNLTYWLEPNANGKRLKWSHWGGESSTLDSNELQLLYYTYLAPLRNAEYELRPYSKDNKVSSLFREMSKYSKTQIVEGNPSTIDQILDDDHKVALATKLENVVNDDEWSGLIKSGENLVNKHLEKSDIANKNPKVKIGLTNFRYNNIVKGVVTSKQIYSDSIVATDLTKQRYFDISQNGLGENNIIFSATVFGDIENRRIEKKEHYYAMLIEEPEAHLHPQRQNTFFTYLNELKDFGVQIFMTCHSPTITAKTSIQNLHVLQNLNHEVKVVSVKNINLEPKNTSYLGKFLDVTKSQLFFSNGTILVEGISEALLLPILSKRMTPPGKYSIEKNGIELVNIDGVAFEPFAKLYNPDDEDKRLATRCLIITDDDRGIISAIDFQSVEEGIDKITSKAIIKHLQTLDLLDSTNRIILGTNLSEMEVPGLETKMTFIRAQIEAKINNPSARAIKATGFEKNNLKTVTAEITFEYELMISGNNINLISNLYASMHTGKTFLNPTHSKEERAREILILLNNFKDKSELAQQIAYNIEFEPDWNGFVAPQYIIDGITWLIDG
- a CDS encoding RES family NAD+ phosphorylase, with the translated sequence MNSAYLYVRVSTDEQKRKGYSLPEQEDRLLKYCKYNNIEVKGIYREDYSAKNFNRPEWKELFSEVKKKSTGEDKNILFIKWDGQQNPLLESLKSILDSSILKIQEKLKTENYFKYENDITNMLSEYAENCKIIIKKKSEFFRARVGYAHKKIDFQSLNVEVETVYEPYSGSDIGAPPPHLAGDGRINRVGVSYLYCATDKYTATAEIRPHPGDIVSIGKFIVNKDRFIKFDLKDKSNTDKLFDHSLKVLAMPNSTVHIIDKIYDSLKRFEELGFINPDYLASIKPFNILDEYVWHYHNYKLFTLNPEIYYLLQEIEFKDSDIFLSEKLKAEIREYHIIEAKEKLMWSFKFLNNSMITEIEAVKDYQLEIDKRKNSNTIGFSHKHVFWTDDSIATKANIDLRNEAEICDCIVCNYRNFEFEKLIKKLKVAEGNNDYNNLNYALGNFLVSRNDYKTSYNILKNIRDETKQQSKNGITYFLASLNTTFLYNHFNIYSLDDRDEIRNEITNFQIRC